The sequence CTACAACGTCTTAATATTATAAGAACAAATGTGGAATAATACTTCGTCCAACTTATTAATATTAAGAGATTGAATCTAAATTATTACTTTTGcactaaaaaacaaagataaaaaaataatataaataataatccTACAAACAAAATCAGACTTTGCAAATTTCTTGATTTTAATTTGATTGCTTTTGCAAATTTCTTGATTTTAATTAGATTTAGCAATCAAATCTTTCAAATCTTTCAAATGTGAAAAGAAAGCTCAACCTAAACTCAATAGCTAATTGAATGTTGAAGGCTTAGATTCATAGTAGCATGGCTATACTTAAGTATTTCTATGTTTAAATAAAAATAAGTGTTAAAAATGTATACTATATGAAAAAGAAAATTATATTTAgatcattaaaaaattattaaattatttttatatatatattttgagatttaaaaatatttttttgatatttatgATCATCTTCAAATAGATTTTTTATGAAGTATTAATATTAAAAGAAAAAATCTAAATCAATActtttttcaatttattaatataaaaaacaatctAAACTAATACTTATTTAACTAAAAATCAAAGGCTGGTAATTATttataaaaatttcaaataaataatcaTCAAAATAGTGGATATTAgtatgttgtgatggttaagttgtgatgTTGttattcttgtcatcaagatttaaAACCCACTCAAATgctattattaaatatttaaataaaaatgaaatctCCCATTAAACTTATACCATAATAGAATTATATCTCACTTCATGTCCATCAGGTCCCTCTGTAAACAAGATCTCGAAcatatcaatccaaaaaaaaatgaaaatatgtgTAAAGCATTCTAGGAAATAAAGTGCTCATTATTCTATTGTCAACATCAAACTGTCAAACTTCAGCAAATACTTCCAAATACAACAACCACTCACAAATATACGCCCCCTTTTCTATCCAGCAAACTGTTCCAGAAATTTAGTTTGCAAGACCAGAAGAAATTTTCGAAAACTTGTAAAAGCAGCTTTTGAAATTACAAAAAAACATGATTTAGAAGATGAATCTAAACGCTTTCACCAGACCCAGTTTCCATAAGTGAGTCTCCATAAATCAGAGCAAGACACTTGGTTTTGCTCCAGCGCATCATGTTCAGAGGCCCCCAGCTTTCTAGTTTCATCCACACACACTCCACCACACGGTCAGGAACAAAAGGATGTACACCACGAAGTTGGTTGAATCTCGCCATCTTCACCAAAAACTTTGTAGCCAAATAGAAAAAAGATAAATTACCAGAGACGCAGATGACAGCACACGCCCCAAGCACAATCCAAGCCATTGTGGTAACCTTGTGGGCAAGCATGGTATACACGGCAGCCATGAAACCATAGGCAGTAAAGGCAAAGGCGGCACAAACCAATAAATTGGTGACAGCTAGGAATAATACCTTGTCTCCTGTTGTAATAGGGGTACTCATCTGCCACATCAGCACCACAAAAAGGGACAGAAAGAAGGCCAGGATATCAAAAATGAGAAACAGCTTAAAGGAATCGAATCCTATCAGAATGGGCGAGCCGAGCATTTTCTCTGTCTCTCCTTTGTTTGACTCCGTCTGAAAACCTCCCGGAATGGTGAAGACTGCCGTAAATGACATTGTGGCTAACAACACTGCGACCACTAATTCTGAGTTGCGCCTGTCATCATATGTTTTGTTCACTATGCTAATGGCATTCTGGTACTTTTCTGCGCTCATCTTTGGGGCGCTATACAGGAAAGGTTTCTGTTTGGATGGATAACCAGCCAGCACTGCAATTATATTGTGAGATTCATGGTACTCTGTGGTTTCTCTTGCAATGTCGAGGGCTGTTAAGCCTTCCTTGTTAAGGACGTGCTTGTTTATACCTTTTATACGCAGCAGGGAAGTCACCATCTACAAAATGCACAATCAAACTTAAGAgtaaaaagaaattgatgatatcaaGTTTTCATAATTCATTAAATTTTAGTACAATTGAATTTAGAAATAGTATTGAACACGAAAAGAAACGTTGGTGAATAAATCTATCTTACAATAAGATTTTggcttaaataatatattttagttTTGATTTATTAAGATCGTTTATGTGAAATCATATTAATTTTTTCAATAGAACCTATTTATTAGTTTCAGATGTGCCACTTAAGCAAGTAAGAAACATTAGTTTAAGAGATTTTGGCTTAAGCTGTACACTTTAAGTTTTGAACCTATCTATTAGTCTGATCTAAGATGAGCAACTTAAACCTGAAGAAACATTAAAAGATTTTTCAACTTAAGTGACACGctctaagttttgatttgtttatatGACTTTATATGAAATCACCCTGCTTTCTTCAATAGAACTCATCTATTAGTTAGATTTCAGATGAGTTATTTAAAGaaattaaaacttaaaatgtgCTTTCAAACTTGTCCATTAAAgaaaaaatttaattataattaatttgtaTTCTTGTCTAACTGTATAACTTGGGACTGTAAAATTGTAAGATCATACACAATCTACAAGTTGATATGAAAATGTTGCACACTACACAAGGCGGAGGAAAGTTCTAGAAAACTGACAACAAAAGCTTGGGATGAAAATAAACTTACATGGAAGTTTTTGTTCCTCACTGCAATATGCAGAGGTGTGTCTCCTCCACTGTCCATTGACTCTGTGCATGAATAAAGATGATCTTCTTCTTCCGGACAATTGCTTAGTCTTGCTCGCTGGTTGACCAACTCTGATAAGCCTACCGTTTTATTCAAGTAATCAACAATTCGCACTTGACTAACTTGGGCCGTTAAGTGTAGAATGTTCTTTCCACACTTTGTTGGTATTTCAACAGCTTCTGGCTTCAACTTTATCAACTCTTTTACTGCTTCCAGATGCCCCGATTTCGCTGCCATACAAAGCGGTGTTTCTTGGTTGTCATTAACTTGATGACAAAGTTGGGCATCGAACTTCACTAACTGCCTTATTATATGCACATAGTTTCTGCCAGCAGCTATGTGCAAGACTGTATCGCCATCTTTGTACTTTTCTTTGATTAATTCTTTTGCATCTAGTAAATCTAGTATATGCTGCAGCAGATCTGTCCAAAATATTGGCCTAGTGAGATTTTCCTCTATAAAAAGAATACTTAGCTAAAAGAAATAAACTGATATTACATTAGATATTAATGGTTAAGTTAGAAAATGAGTTGGGTATGAATTCAAGATGAGTCCATCATCGAGAGGGACGGTAATGGTAATGGCAATTTGATGATTGAACAGCTCAACAGTAAATGGAAGGTTCTAGATTTGATTCTAACTGATTCATACAAAGTTGAACATGATATAGAAATCCAGTTCGGCAGCAGAACCAGGCGAAGCTAGTATCCCAAAACACTTGCAATGTGGCTCAAGATAAGGTGGTGGAAAATGAGTCACGCCTAATCAAAGATGGACACGTCAACATGAAATGGGTTGTCCTAAATTTGAATCCTAATAAATCCATACAAAATTTAACAATATCTAACGTGCGAAAACACATTAAACAACAATCACCTTCATGCCAAAGAATGCATACAAACTACGGAAGAGAATGGCATTGTATTTATGTTTTAGCTACATATTTTTGCATACTGTAACAGTTTATTAGAAATgaataaaaaggaaaaaaacacAATGACCTGAAGCTCCCCTGTTTAATATAACATTCAAACAGGTTCGGTCGTCCACTGTCCTTTGGCGTAAACTTGACGGATATGCTCTCAACAGCTGCTTCATCGTGGCCAAATCACCACTTTCGCAAGCTTTGAACAGAGCCGTCTCGCTATGCTTGTTGCAGACATCCACACCACTTTCTTTTGATTGAAGTAGAATCTCCACAACTCTGGAGAAACCTCCCTGAGCAGCAAAGTGCAATGCAGTATATCCTTGGGCATTGGTAGCCTTCACTACAGGAGGATTGAGTTGGAGGAACTGTTGAATGAATTTTAGATTTCCTACACTAGCAGCCAAATGCAGAGGAGTATTTCTACTTCCGGGTGTAACACTATTGAGAGCTGCTTTGAGTTGGGAATTCTCAATTCTTCTTCGACGATGTATTGCAGCATCGTACACATAGGCATCCATCACTCCGCTGGGTTGTCCACTCTCCGTTGCCATGGCAATTTTTTGATGTTGCTGCCCTGAAAACCCACCAATCCGATTTCGTATTATATTATTGCATAATCTCACAGCCGTCAATCAGAATACtgtataagaagaaaaagaaaattaatcttATTCTGGGTGAAAGGAAAGATTGGACATAACAATATATAACCTCTGTCAAAAGAGGAAGAGAAGGCAGACATACTGTcaaaaagagaaagagacaattaTGCCTACTGCCCCATGTTCCTGGGTAGGAGTAGATCACAGCTGCAAAGCATTTTTAATCTCTTTCTATACCCCATATTCAATGAAGAAAACATGACCAGGAGTACATGACAGCTCCAAAGCATGCTgataaaaaaattattccatttctTTAATGTTTTTCCGTATTCTTAGATTGCTTTGGGAACAAGTTAAGGGCATGTTTTGATCTTTGTAAAGACAGAATATTTTGTGATCTTTAACTTCAGTACATTGGCTTGAATTTTCTACCACAGAACCAGCCAGAAGATTTGACCTGCATTAGAGAAGCATTTGTGCTTATAAGTTTGCATTGTAAATGATAAGAAAAAGAAGGAAGCTAAGGTGCAAAAGTGCAATGACGAGTTTGAGTTGTtggattttatttctatttttaataaAAAGTTTCTAGGGTTAACATCTCCAGCTAGTTGATTGGAGTAATATGGAGAAAAGTTTAtatttgtatttgattttatttcttttatgtaGATGCTTTTAATACATGGTCTTAGTTTTTAACCAGTCACTTTTGATGCATATGTATTAATTGTAAAATTGAAAGCTAGCAAATGTGATATAACTCAATTTAAAATATTCAGAATCTAATTTTAAAAACACTATTCAACCAGACAAGATAATTGGTATAGTTAAGTATTCATAATTAAATCACAACTATGACCACCTCactatattttcaaattttttcatttttcataccaaaattttaaaattatatctaTTCTTCTTTCTCTAGCACACCGAAGATTTTGAATTGAATGTCTATGACATGTATTTAAGGACAATACCTTGGTTTAGTGTTACATATAAGagcatgagatcacacattcaaaaATTAGGACTGAAAATCCAAAACATATTATTCATTACGAATTGTTAGTCCATCTATTAGACTCTACTTTGTTTACATTAGCATCTAACTCCTCTATTATTTTTCTATCTCAATTATGGCTATCGAATCAATTTATGGGCCCAATAGTTAGGAAAGAAGTTGAACTCTATTGTAGTAGCTCCTAATAGTTCTTAGACCACTTAATTTTTCTTACAAAAATattgcccaaaaaaaaaaaaattgctggtATTGAAGGTTTATTTATAATCCAAGGTCCAAGAGTTAGATCTCAAAGGACAACTTTTCAAATGAAAATATAGATAATTATAGTGTGTGAAATCTTATTACACAATTAAGAAATATAGATACATATACTCTTTCAAAAGATATCATGCCCTTGAGAAAGTTATATGACCATTTAcctttttcttgtttgattgctaTTAAGTTGTATCTACAAACTATATCATAAACACTTTTATATATTACAAgatgtatgatatgaagattaaaaGTTGTTGGGAAGTTGAACTATCTCATTGAAAAGTAGTACGTTTTCCTTAATTGGTTATGCATCCCCCACCAATTGTGTACAATGTGAGTGATTGCTAGTGGTTCCCTACTAAAATAAAAATTGACTTGGAGTATCACAAACCTCATTGGTGCCAACTTGATTATTGTAATTATTCTATCTAAAGACTACAAAATGATGCTCAGGATAAAGTAGTGAGGAGACTTGTGAGTTTGACATTTTAGTCTTGCCCAAAGGTGTACTAGACCCTATTAGAGCTCTATTAGATTCTATAGATTAATTGGTTTTAAGGCATGTTTTTTATAGCGATGTTTTTCTATCTCGAAGAAAAGTAGTACGTTTTCCTTAATTGGTTATGCATCCCCCACCAATTGTGTACAATGTGAGTGATTGCTAGTGGTTCCCTACTAAAATAAAAATTGACTTGGAGTATCACAAACCTCATTGGTGCCAACTTGATTATTGTAATTATTCTATCTAAAGACTACAAAATGATGCTCAGGATAAAGTAGTGAGGAGACTTGTGAGTTTGACATTTTAGTCTTGCCCAAAGGTGTACTAGACCCTATTAGAGCTCTATTAGATTCTATAGATTAATTGGTTTTAAGGCATGTTTTTTATAGCGATGTTTTTCTATCTCGAAGGTGTGTTGTGTTACTACTAGAGCATATGCGCTATTTAATAGAGAGTGGATATTAATCATTGTGTTCCCTAGATTGATTGGAAGGTGATTTAGTGTATCGTATACTTGAGAGGTATCCCCGCAATTATAACAAGTTATGAGAATTAATTGAGTATTATTACAAAGAAATGGTGTCATGTACACCTtgtataatattattaaaaaaatggatTTAAGTATGTGTGCATCACATGGATTAGAAATTTGTGGGGCCACTTTACATGTTGTATGTAACATTGACATAATATGTAATGTGGGTTTGCACATTAGAAAAATTTCATATTGAAATAACTTAGTATCAAAAAGTAAATGAGGGAGGAAATGATTTTGTAATCTTACGGTATTAGTCACATGGTTTATTGAATATGACTTGGTGATTTTATACAATCTTATGTCACATGAGTAGTTGTCTAAGGTTGGCTAGTTGATTAGTTTTTCTAAGGGAGTGTGAGCATCTCTTGTAGGTTGTACATGTGAGGGTTTGGAGAATGAAATGAAATGTGTGGTTATATTCTTGTTCGCATAGAGTGCATTAGAGAGTTTGATTTTTTAAATGTATTCATGAAAATTTTGCAAATGTCTTGTAACtttcattgttgaataatacatg is a genomic window of Cryptomeria japonica chromosome 7, Sugi_1.0, whole genome shotgun sequence containing:
- the LOC131056321 gene encoding ankyrin repeat-containing protein ITN1, coding for MATESGQPSGVMDAYVYDAAIHRRRRIENSQLKAALNSVTPGSRNTPLHLAASVGNLKFIQQFLQLNPPVVKATNAQGYTALHFAAQGGFSRVVEILLQSKESGVDVCNKHSETALFKACESGDLATMKQLLRAYPSSLRQRTVDDRTCLNVILNRGASDLLQHILDLLDAKELIKEKYKDGDTVLHIAAGRNYVHIIRQLVKFDAQLCHQVNDNQETPLCMAAKSGHLEAVKELIKLKPEAVEIPTKCGKNILHLTAQVSQVRIVDYLNKTVGLSELVNQRARLSNCPEEEDHLYSCTESMDSGGDTPLHIAVRNKNFHMVTSLLRIKGINKHVLNKEGLTALDIARETTEYHESHNIIAVLAGYPSKQKPFLYSAPKMSAEKYQNAISIVNKTYDDRRNSELVVAVLLATMSFTAVFTIPGGFQTESNKGETEKMLGSPILIGFDSFKLFLIFDILAFFLSLFVVLMWQMSTPITTGDKVLFLAVTNLLVCAAFAFTAYGFMAAVYTMLAHKVTTMAWIVLGACAVICVSGNLSFFYLATKFLVKMARFNQLRGVHPFVPDRVVECVWMKLESWGPLNMMRWSKTKCLALIYGDSLMETGSGESV